Proteins encoded within one genomic window of Vairimorpha necatrix chromosome 3, complete sequence:
- a CDS encoding putative SP-containing protein: protein MLLRIITFFLFVYGDLYLLFDYKEDDTCDCYISLSNNVEIDDNYKVFLSQYKNWLKEEVRDSCRANILIKKVYKEGLLLERVEKKDYDQIRKLAGNITNEKKREIFLNNGNFRKCGFNKFEYAKFFFEIVFYEPKKHTITWEHSASYDYDPKDVFSKLILYRTRSLTINAGFLEKFVKDLNSSICSDTNKSNSITEKKNEEKNLESLDNTKIFDVFNKKSIKKN from the coding sequence ATGTTATTGAGAATAATTAcgttttttctttttgtatatggcgatttatatttactattcgattataaagaagatgACACTTGTGATTGTTACATAAGTCTTTCTAATAACGTAGAAATTGATGATAATTACAAAGTATTTTTGtctcaatataaaaattggTTAAAAGAGGAAGTAAGAGATTCATGTAGAGCTaatattcttataaaaaaggtTTATAAAGAAGGACTCCTTTTGGAAAGGGtggaaaaaaaagattatgaTCAAATCAGAAAATTAGCAGGAAATATTACCAATGAGAAAAAAcgtgaaatatttttaaacaatgGAAATTTCCGAAAGTGTGGTTTCAACAAATTCGAATAcgcaaaatttttttttgaaatagttttttatgaacCGAAAAAACATACAATTACATGGGAACATAGTGCATCATATGATTATGATCCGAAAGATGTTTTTAGTAAACTCATACTTTATAGAACTAGAAGTTTAACTATAAATGCTggatttttagaaaaatttgttaaagATTTAAACTCCTCTATTTGCTCTGATACCAATAAATCGAACAGTATAACTGAAAAAAAGAACGAAGAAAAAAACCTTGAGAGCTTAGATAACacgaaaatttttgatgtttttaataagaaaagtattaaaaaaaattaa
- a CDS encoding putative SP-containing membrane protein, producing MICKIFLCFLFACSKVTIFVNHKENNVCDGYVGFSKEIDDYDEVKIFLSNEINILFKKIDNKQYIADIVTLVNESSLPLLPINSEEYEELRSLGSNIQDSELRDHFNDSVKYFKCSFNCNDYRHCVLEYILYKEETNTVSWAHSIILYLEEDFIYGNAYWQRKCDLKINVSRLDTIIGYLNNKCQLESPNILSEIRNERMRGKILSRNRLKKSSANGSWENMTPVLGTDPSNENRQNILEREINDHDNNITVLKKSNINTKTEDDDENDPYAKYIVHCGLNNKTSYKRPINSLKYYDYAIFFIPAAISLGIFFYNNK from the coding sequence AtgatttgtaaaatatttttatgttttctttttgctTGCAGTAAAGTAACCATCTTTGTAAATcacaaagaaaataatgtttGTGATGGATACGTTGGATTTTCAAAGGAAATTGATGACTACGATGaagtcaaaatttttctctCCAACGAGATTAATAttctatttaaaaaaattgacaaTAAACAATACATTGCAGATATTGTAACACTAGTAAACGAATCAAGTTTGCCTCTGCTTCCCATAAACAGTGAAGAATATGAAGAACTTCGAAGTTTAGGTTCAAACATACAAGACAGCGAACTGCGTGATCATTTTAATGATAGTGtaaagtattttaaatgtagTTTTAATTGTAATGATTACAGACACTGCGTTTTAGAatacattttatataaagaagaaacCAATACTGTTTCGTGGGCACACAGCATAATATTGTATCTTGAAGAGGATTTTATTTATGGAAATGCGTACTGGCAAAGAAAATgtgatttaaaaatcaatgtATCAAGGTTGGATACAATTATTGGatatttaaacaataaatgcCAATTAGAAAGTCCTAACATTTTAAGTGAAATAAGGAATGAAAGAATGAGGGGAAAAATATTGTCACGTAATaggttaaaaaaatcttcagCTAACGGATCCTGGGAAAATATGACACCAGTTTTGGGTACCGATCCTAGTAATGAAAATCGCcaaaatatattagaaCGTGAAATTAATGATCatgataataatataacagttttaaaaaaatcaaatattaatacTAAAACTGAAGATgatgatgaaaatgatCCTTACGCAAAATATATAGTACATTGTGGCTTGAATAACAAAACTTCTTATAAACGGCCTATAAACTCGTTGAAATATTATGATTACgctatcttttttataccaGCTGCTATATCATTgggtatttttttttataataataaataa